A region of Sesamum indicum cultivar Zhongzhi No. 13 linkage group LG7, S_indicum_v1.0, whole genome shotgun sequence DNA encodes the following proteins:
- the LOC105167189 gene encoding cytochrome P450 89A2, whose product MDAWFIIIVSLCISAIVKFIFSLFPAWINSKKQLPPGPLSLPLIGNLIWLRKPISDLEFILRRLKPRYGPLITLRIAHRSFIFIGSHSLAHHALVHNGAIFSDRPAPPPTSKILNRSPKAISSSTYGPTWRLLRRNLTYEILHPSRVRAYSSARRWVLSLLIHRLRDTAQLESSVRLIDHFQYAMFCLLVLMCFGDKLQENQIKEIEAVQRRLLLGFRRFNVLNFWPRLGKILFRKRWKELIQLRQAQDKVFIPLVRSRLQVKRTRNINKDKVEQEQEDEAVAYVDTLADLQLPEENRKLLEEEIVSLCGEFLTAGTDTTSTALQWIMANLVKHPHFQDNLYQEIFSVVGRPPRVTSDREEWVQHVVEEEDLQKMPYLKAVVLEALRRHPPGHFVLPHKVTQDVELDGYIIPKNALVNFMVADMGWDPKVWEDPMEFKPERFLDSSEDGFDITGNREIKMMPFGAGRRICPGYALALLHLEYFVANLIWYFRWTPLEGDEIDLSEKQEFTTVMKNPLRACISPRM is encoded by the coding sequence ATGGATGCCTGGTTTATCATCATCGTCTCCCTCTGCATCTCGGCCAtcgtaaaattcatttttagtcTGTTCCCGGCGTGGATTAATAGCAAGAAGCAGCTTCCACCGGGACCCCTAAGCCTCCCGCTCATCGGCAACTTAATATGGTTACGCAAGCCCATCTCCGACCTGGAGTTCATCCTCCGCCGCCTCAAACCCCGCTATGGTCCTCTCATCACCTTGAGAATCGCGCATCGTTCTTTCATATTCATTGGCAGTCACTCCCTCGCCCACCACGCCCTTGTCCACAACGGCGCCATCTTCTCCGATCGGCCCGCCCCCCCGCCCACCAGCAAAATCTTGAACAGATCACCGAAAGCAATTAGCTCCTCCACCTACGGCCCCACGTGGCGTCTCCTCCGCCGCAACCTCACCTACGAGATCCTCCATCCCTCGCGTGTCAGGGCCTACTCCAGCGCCCGTCGCTGGGTCCTTTCACTTCTCATCCACCGTCTCCGGGATACTGCCCAATTGGAATCTTCGGTGAGGCTGATTGATCATTTCCAGTACGCCATGTTCTGCCTACTCGTACTCATGTGCTTTGGCGACAAGCTCCAGGAGAATCAAATCAAGGAAATTGAAGCCGTGCAGCGTAGACTTCTTCTGGGTTTCCGCCGTTTCAACGTCCTCAATTTCTGGCCTCGACTGGGGAAGATTCTTTTTCGCAAACGCTGGAAGGAACTGATTCAACTGCGCCAAGCTCAGGACAAAGTATTTATTCCCCTTGTTAGGTCTCGTCTCCAAGTCAAACGAACGAGGAACATTAATAAGGATAAGGTTGAGCAAGAGCAAGAGGATGAAGCAGTGGCATATGTGGACACTCTGGCGGATTTGCAGCTTCCTGAAGAAAATAGGAAACTGCTGGAAGAAGAGATTGTGAGCCTGTGCGGTGAATTTCTCACTGCAGGAACCGATACCACATCCACTGCTCTACAGTGGATCATGGCCAACTTGGTCAAGCACCCCCACTTCCAGGACAATCTTTACCAAGAGATATTCAGTGTGGTGGGACGGCCCCCTCGGGTTACCTCTGACAGAGAAGAGTGGGTGCAGCATGTAGTAGAGGAGGAGGACTTACAGAAGATGCCATACCTGAAAGCAGTGGTTTTAGAAGCCTTGAGGCGCCATCCTCCCGGGCACTTTGTTTTGCCACATAAGGTGACTCAAGATGTTGAATTGGATGGTTACATAATCCCAAAAAATGCTCTCGTGAATTTCATGGTGGCAGACATGGGTTGGGACCCCAAGGTGTGGGAGGATCCAATGGAATTCAAGCCAGAGAGGTTCTTGGACTCCAGTGAAGATGGGTTCGATATAACGGGGAACAGGGAGATTAAAATGATGCCATTTGGCGCTGGCAGGAGAATATGTCCGGGCTATGCATTGGCTCTGCTTCATTTGGAGTATTTTGTTGCCAATTTGATTTGGTACTTCAGGTGGACACCTCTTGAAGGAGATGAAATTGATCTCTCCGAGAAGCAAGAGTTCACCACTGTCATGAAGAATCCACTGCGTGCTTGCATCTCTCCTAGAATGTAA